In Flavobacteriales bacterium TMED191, a single genomic region encodes these proteins:
- a CDS encoding DUF2490 domain-containing protein — translation MKRNLNFYIFILLPYFILCQSSSLINDIQTWNSVEFQYKKIKRTELSLELGLRHDDNLNNFSKFLTDFSLRRSFNNYIDYSIGFRFDRKENKGSFDDRIRYYFDNYIVYEVFKNFDLKSRLRYQNQRLLGVSSSQNSINKLRHKISLNNNIKKNINIFLGSEIFYEFGEGFEKYRILSGLKKRISKNFSASIVGLFQNDFDSNNEKSIFVLKTKLVYSFK, via the coding sequence ATGAAGAGGAATCTTAATTTTTATATTTTTATACTTCTACCTTATTTTATTCTTTGTCAATCATCATCTTTAATAAATGATATTCAGACTTGGAATAGTGTTGAATTTCAATATAAAAAGATAAAGAGAACTGAACTTTCTCTTGAATTAGGTCTTCGTCATGATGATAACTTAAATAATTTTTCTAAGTTTTTAACAGATTTTAGTTTGAGAAGAAGCTTTAATAATTATATCGACTATTCAATCGGTTTTAGATTTGATAGAAAAGAAAATAAAGGTTCATTTGACGATAGAATTAGATATTATTTTGATAACTATATAGTTTATGAGGTATTTAAAAATTTTGATTTAAAGTCAAGGTTAAGGTATCAAAATCAAAGACTATTAGGAGTTTCGTCAAGTCAAAACTCTATTAATAAACTTAGACATAAAATATCTCTAAATAATAATATTAAAAAAAATATAAATATCTTTCTTGGTTCAGAGATTTTTTATGAATTTGGTGAGGGTTTTGAAAAATATAGAATCCTTTCTGGATTAAAAAAAAGGATCTCCAAAAATTTTTCTGCTTCAATTGTTGGACTATTTCAAAATGATTTTGACTCTAACAATGAAAAGTCAATTTTTGTACTAAAAACAAAATTAGTTTACTCATTCAAATAA
- a CDS encoding DUF4956 domain-containing protein — MILHLLLDSAEFLGAPIFDSKDFFRLLLKTSFNLGVVLIIARCIYYPITKNKDYLFTYLLISLTVFILCVLLDDVKLQLGFALGLFAIFGIIRYRTDPIPIKEMTYLFLVIGVSVVNALANKKISYAELLFANFIIVFITFGMERLWLLKHESRKMILYEKIELIVPDKKELLLDDLKARTGLQIIRYEIKKIDLVRDVASICVYYYEEES, encoded by the coding sequence ATGATATTACATTTACTTTTAGATAGTGCAGAATTTTTAGGCGCACCTATATTTGATTCAAAGGACTTTTTTCGTTTATTGTTAAAGACGTCTTTTAATCTAGGGGTTGTTTTAATTATTGCTAGATGCATTTACTATCCTATTACTAAAAACAAAGATTACTTATTTACTTACCTTTTAATAAGTTTAACAGTTTTTATCCTATGTGTTTTATTAGATGATGTTAAGTTGCAACTTGGGTTTGCATTAGGTTTGTTTGCTATTTTTGGTATTATAAGATATAGAACTGATCCAATTCCTATAAAGGAAATGACTTATCTTTTTTTGGTTATTGGAGTATCAGTTGTTAATGCTTTGGCAAATAAAAAGATTAGTTATGCAGAATTATTATTTGCAAATTTCATTATCGTATTTATAACTTTTGGAATGGAAAGGCTCTGGTTGTTAAAACATGAGTCGAGAAAGATGATTTTATATGAGAAGATTGAACTAATAGTTCCAGATAAGAAAGAACTTTTACTAGATGATTTAAAGGCACGTACAGGACTACAAATTATTCGTTATGAAATAAAAAAAATTGATCTAGTAAGAGATGTAGCTAGTATATGTGTTTATTATTATGAAGAGGAATCTTAA
- a CDS encoding polyphosphate polymerase domain-containing protein encodes MSLDYSHLFKSFNKVDLNAIKNVSLMSRVDEKFAFHESKLFDILNQLTKHYNILLINNKMVQDYHTLYLDTDDRLFFHQHHNGNYARNKVRFRKYVDSGLCFLEIKHKNNKKMTIKKRIQVDSIPDKNLTSEQKDYIDSILEQNNTLISQQTICFHRMTFIHNNNLERLTIDINLSYSHKNQKGEFKNLVIAELKKGKSQPTSDFKKILKKYNINPLRLSKYCMTTLMLDKSVKYNRFKEKLLLINKIIKP; translated from the coding sequence ATGTCGTTAGACTATAGTCATTTATTTAAATCTTTTAATAAAGTAGATCTTAATGCTATTAAAAATGTAAGTCTGATGTCTAGAGTTGATGAAAAATTTGCTTTTCATGAGTCTAAACTATTTGATATACTTAATCAATTAACTAAGCATTATAATATCCTACTAATTAATAATAAAATGGTGCAGGATTATCATACTTTGTATTTAGATACTGATGATAGGTTGTTTTTTCATCAACATCATAATGGTAATTATGCCCGAAATAAAGTGAGATTTAGGAAATATGTCGATAGTGGACTGTGTTTTTTAGAGATAAAGCACAAAAACAATAAAAAAATGACTATTAAAAAAAGAATTCAAGTAGATTCAATTCCTGATAAAAATTTAACATCTGAACAAAAAGATTATATAGATTCAATTTTGGAGCAAAATAATACTCTAATATCTCAGCAGACAATATGCTTTCATAGAATGACTTTTATTCATAATAATAATTTAGAAAGATTAACTATTGATATTAATTTATCATATTCGCATAAAAATCAAAAGGGAGAATTTAAAAATCTTGTTATTGCTGAATTAAAAAAAGGAAAATCTCAACCTACTTCAGATTTTAAAAAAATCCTTAAAAAATATAATATTAACCCTTTAAGATTAAGTAAATATTGTATGACAACTCTAATGCTTGATAAATCTGTTAAATACAATAGATTTAAGGAAAAATTATTATTAATTAATAAAATTATTAAACCATGA